The following are encoded in a window of Campylobacter concisus ATCC 51562 genomic DNA:
- the rpmB gene encoding 50S ribosomal protein L28, with amino-acid sequence MSKRCAITGKGPMIGNNVSHANNKTKRRFLPNLRTIRVTLEDGTTRKIKVAASTLRTMKKQSN; translated from the coding sequence ATGTCAAAAAGATGTGCGATAACAGGCAAAGGACCGATGATAGGCAACAATGTGAGCCACGCTAACAATAAAACTAAAAGAAGATTCTTGCCAAATCTTAGAACGATTCGTGTTACACTAGAAGATGGTACTACAAGAAAGATAAAAGTTGCTGCTTCTACTCTAAGAACGATGAAAAAACAATCAAACTAA
- a CDS encoding potassium channel family protein produces the protein MSFLSRLLKFLNWSNSTKPEISLDTELYEQLKPFRFPLISVVLLLLFGTLGYVLIDNFSLIDAFYQAGMTFTTVGFTEVAPITPKGRIFTITFILIGFIIFTLSIGIVVEVLKRGTLISILKERRMLYRIARLKNHFVICYHNLYTIELSAQFRENHIPFVVVDDREDIAELAQIYKYPYFIKAQPHTQIAFLKTHLSSAKGLITLSSNIADNIALIASVRLYEKEIGRRKPYHIITNAETEDDTQRLKKLGADNVVSPSRLVAQRLSAMSVRPDMENLLEQFLYTKNSPIDIEEILVPDYSWIRFKRLKETHLRNITNADIVGIRDINNNFVPMPNGDTLVGTGSKLLVIGTVDGIRLTKRVVKSKHKPEEFKYV, from the coding sequence ATGTCTTTTCTCTCAAGACTTTTAAAATTCCTCAACTGGTCAAACTCTACAAAACCAGAAATAAGCCTAGATACTGAGCTTTATGAACAATTAAAACCTTTTAGATTTCCACTAATTTCAGTCGTATTACTGTTACTTTTTGGAACATTAGGTTATGTCTTAATAGATAATTTCTCGCTAATAGATGCCTTTTACCAAGCTGGCATGACTTTTACAACAGTTGGTTTTACCGAAGTTGCTCCAATAACTCCAAAGGGCAGAATTTTTACTATCACTTTTATACTTATTGGTTTTATTATATTTACACTATCGATTGGTATTGTGGTTGAGGTTTTAAAAAGAGGTACATTAATTAGCATTTTAAAGGAACGACGCATGCTTTATAGGATCGCAAGACTAAAGAATCACTTCGTTATTTGTTATCACAATCTATACACAATCGAACTTAGTGCTCAATTTCGCGAAAATCATATACCTTTTGTAGTGGTCGATGATAGAGAAGATATCGCAGAGCTAGCTCAAATTTATAAATATCCATATTTCATAAAGGCTCAGCCACATACACAAATTGCCTTTTTAAAAACACATCTATCAAGCGCAAAAGGACTTATAACTCTTAGCTCAAATATTGCTGATAATATCGCCCTTATAGCATCTGTAAGACTTTATGAAAAAGAGATAGGTCGCAGAAAGCCTTATCATATCATCACAAATGCAGAGACAGAAGACGATACGCAAAGATTAAAAAAATTAGGTGCTGACAATGTAGTAAGCCCATCTCGCTTAGTCGCGCAGCGGTTAAGTGCCATGAGCGTAAGGCCAGACATGGAAAATTTATTAGAGCAGTTTTTGTATACAAAAAATTCACCTATCGATATAGAAGAAATTCTTGTTCCTGATTACTCTTGGATAAGATTTAAAAGACTAAAAGAGACTCATCTACGAAATATCACTAATGCGGACATAGTAGGCATTAGAGATATAAATAATAATTTTGTGCCAATGCCAAATGGTGACACATTAGTGGGGACAGGATCAAAGCTTTTAGTTATCGGTACCGTTGATGGAATACGTCTAACCAAGCGTGTTGTAAAAAGCAAACACAAACCTGAAGAATTTAAATACGTATAA